In Paroedura picta isolate Pp20150507F chromosome 6, Ppicta_v3.0, whole genome shotgun sequence, one genomic interval encodes:
- the LOC143840822 gene encoding uncharacterized protein LOC143840822, which translates to MPGTEPRESPAAEDVESDSGASTNLDFIPGTQEEEERGVPGPPAQRRRLDIQEEVLSEDEEPPPGPASPPPRGALPAEERLMRERARLRRVSLLTSVGQSLLEHCQEETHGVLQPQTRPCSPSRPRRGKN; encoded by the exons atgccagggacggagccccgcgagtctccagcagcagaggATGTGGAGAGCGATTCGGGGGCATCTACAAACCTTG atttcatacccggcacgcaggaggaggaagagcgtggggtgcctggacctcctgcccaacgcaggcggcTAGATATTCAAGAGG aggttctttcggaAGATGAGGAACCAcccccgggtcctgccagcccaccacctagaggcgCGCTCCCGGCAGAGGAGAGACTCATGAGGGAACGCGCCAGGCTCAGGCGCGTCTCCCTCTTGACGAGCGTGGGACAGAGCCTCCTggaacactgccaggaggagacacaCGGCGTGCTGCAGCCGCAGACCAGGCCATGCTCGccct